AGGAAGCGTCACCGACCAGTTTTTGTAGCCCACCTTGTAACAGCAACCGAAACTGAAACTCTTCGACGACCGGCGTTACGATGGCGGCCGAAAGAAACAGCGCCGCAAACGTTCGGAAACTATTTCTCTCGGCCAACAAGTCCGTCACGGTGTGCTTGTATTCCACCAATTGCGATGCCACGAGGTTGATCAGCAACACCGGGGCGAGAATCCAAATCGTTGCCAGAATTCCGCGCCGAAAGTCCGACAACCGCGGCACCAAGGACAAGCTTTCCGGCGTCGCATCGCGTGTTAGAAACAAAAACACCAACATCAACGAAAACGCGCCGGCGTTGGCCACCATTTGCGTCGCGACCCGCCGCGTCAAGTCGCGTTTAGGTGGCGTGCCGGCAGAGTCGTCTTCCTGAGCAGCCATCTCACCGTCAACGGACTCGCCAGAACCTGTCTCCGCCACATCGGCCGGCCGCGTCGTTTCAGCCTCGCGTGGCGTCGTCGAAACGGCGGCAGGCTGCGCACGTGGTGCCATCAATGACCCGATGACAATGATCATCCCGAACATCACGAAGAAATCGGTCACCGACCAACGCTGCGGCGGACGTGGCAGACGCGTGACCAAGAAATCGGATTCGTCGCCGCAGAGATTTCGGTGTCGATAGCCGGCGAACCACGCGAGCCACAGGCCGGTACCGATCAGAACGGAGCAGAAGACAACCCCGGTGATAATGAAGAAGCCGCCCAGGAAGAACTGCTCGTTGAACATTCCCGCGTCGTCCATCAAGTCAGTTTGCCTCGTCAGGCTCGTCCTGCATCAGGCGAGCGGCGACGATGGTGTAATCGTAACCTGAGTAAACGGTCAAACCGATCGCCGCCCAGACCAGTCCATACGTCGTCACTTTCAGCCAAGCGGCGGGCTCAGCGGATTGCAAAAACAACAGTGCCGCGACGACGGCCGCACACTGAAGCACCATCTTCCATTTGCCCAGCTGGCTGGCCGAGAAATCTTTTCCGCTGCCTTCGATCATTCCGCGCAAACTGGTCACCAACAGCTCGCGTCCGACGACCACCGTCGCCATCCACGATGCGATCGGAGTTCCCACGACGCCGACGAGCGCGATAAAGGATCCGCAGATGATGATCTTGTCGACAAAGGGATCGAAAATCCGTCCGAACTTGGTCACTTGACCGTATTTGCGGGCCCAGTAACCGTCCATCCAATCGGTCGATGCGGCGACCAGAAAAACGATCATTGCGGCCAGATAATACCCCAATGGGATCAAAGTCATCACAGCGATAGCCAATCCGAACCGAATGCTGGTCAGCAAATTCGGCACGTTGTAGATCGATCGCGATGCGGGGGGATTCGTTTCGGCCAACGTCAGAGAAGAGTCTGGTGAGAGGAAAACCCGACGGGGAGTGGTGGGGCTGATTTGATTCATGTTTCCGTTTCCCTATTTATCATGATCTCAAGAAGCTACTGGGGAAAGGGCCCGCCGACGGGGGCATTGTGCGCATGGCACCGCGTGTTGGGCGATTCCGTTGCCATGCCCATCGGTCGAGAGTCGGGAAATCACGGGACTTGCCGCCTTGGCGCGGGTCGACCGAACCCTTCAATTACGGCGATGAGCAAACAAGAAATCGAAACCGCGATCCCCCATCGAGCTCCAATGCTGTTGCTCGATGAGATCGTCGAGCGTGACGAGTCATCGATCGTCTGCAAAAAAACGTTTTCCGACCAAGAGTTCTTCGTTCAAGGCCATTTCCCGGACCAACCGATCGTGCCGGGCGTGATCCAGTGCGAATGCTGCCTCCAAGCCGGAGCGGTTCTGCTGGAACGCTTCATGTCCGGCTCGCCGGATCTACTCCCCGTCGCGACCCGATTGGACGCGGTCAAGTTCAAGCGAATCGTGCGCCCCGGGGACACGATCGAAATCAAGGTGACGCTCAACGAACAGGTTTCCAATGCGTACTTCCTGACCGGCAAAGTCATGCTGGATGGTAAACTCGCCACACGACTCGATTTCGCCTGCAGCGTGACCCCGATCAGCAACCCGCCCAGTAAAACAGGAGACGCGTGATGAGCGACGCGACCACCTTCGACTTTCTGCAACTTGCCGGAAAGACGTTCCTCGTACTGGGCGTTGCCAACCGCAAAAGTGTCGCCTACGCGATCGCCAAAATGATCGAACAAGCCGGCGGAGATGTGATCTACGTTGTCCGTAGTGAATCCCGCCGCGACAGCACCGCCAAATTGCTCAACGATCGTGACGTACGAATCTGCGACGTCGAATTCCAAGACCAAATCGCCGACTTGGCGGCACAACTCGAAGCCGACAACATCGAACTAGCCGGCATGGTCCACTCCATCGCCTTCGCCGACTACCCCGACGGCATTCGCCCATTCCACGAGACGACGAAACAACAATTTCTACAAGCGGTCGATATTTCCGCCTTCTCGCTCACCAACCTCTGCAACGCACTGAAAGATCGGTTTGCCAATGATGCCTCGGTCGTCACGATCGGTATCAGCACGACCCGGATGGCCAGCGAAAGCTACGGATTCATGGCCCCGATCAAAGCCGCACTGGAATCGTCGTTGGCGTTCTTAACAAAATCCTTCAGCCGTTTCAGCCAAGTGCGTTTCAATTCTGTTTCGGCGGGACTGCTAAAAACAAGTGCGTCGGCGGGTATCCCAGGTTACGTCGACTCCTACTTGTACGCCGAGCAGGTGATCCCACGTGGCAAAGCCGTTCATACTGATGAGGTTGCCGCGACTGCTACGTTTTTACTTTCGCCACGAAGCAGTGGCATCACGGCCCAGTCAATCGTTGTCGACGCCGGGATGTCGATCAACTATTTTGACGCCGCGGTTGTCTCCGCCGTCACCAACTCCGAATTCGGTAGCCGCTAGCGAATCCCCTATCGATCGCGGCTTCGCGAAGTTGGCTCTGCTGGCACCGGCAAACGGAAGCCGCCAGATCGCTAAACGCCCGCTCTGAAGATCATCTCCACTCCCCTGCATTTGTCGAATATGAGCCGAGTCATCTACATCAACGGTGAATTCTTCGCCCCCGAAGACGCCAAGATCAGCGTTTACGATCATGGCTTGCTCTATGGTGACGGCGTTTTCGAAGGTTTGCGAGTTTACAACCACAAAGTCTTCCGGCTGCAAGAACACCTGCTGCGTCTGGAAGAGTCGGCACGTGCGATCGGACTAGCGCTCCCTATCTCGCTCGAACAACTCACCGAAGACACCAACGCGACGGTCGCCAAAAATGAAATCAGCGACGGCTACATCCGCATGATCATCACGCGTGGATCAGGACCACTCGGCTTAGATCCGTTTACTTGTTCCAACCCGCAAGTGATCATCATCGCCGACAAGATCACGCTGTACCCAGACAGCTACTATGAAAACGGACTAGAACTGGTCACCGCATCGACGATCCGCAATCACCCCGCCGCACTCAGCCCAAGGATCAAGTCGCTCAATTACCTCAACAACATCCTCGCCAAAATGGAAGGACTCAAAGCCGGATGCATCGAGGCACTGATGCTCAACCACAAAGGTGAAGTCGCCGAATGCACCGGAGATAACATCTTTATCGTTAAAAACGGCAAATTAAACACGCCGCCGATCGAAGCAGGAATCCTTGAAGGGATCACCCGCAACGCCGTTTTGGAACTCGCTCGCGAAGCCGGCATTCCGACCACCGAAGCTCCGATGACGCGGCACGACATCTACATCGCCGACGAATGCTTCCTGACCGGCAGCGCCGCCGAAGTGATTCCCGCGGTCAAGCTCGACGGCCGAGCGATCGGCGACGGAAACGTTGGCCCCGTCACCCAACAGCTCAATCAAGCCTTCCGAGAGCTCGTCCGACAGTAAACACCACCCCACAGGGCCACTCCGGTCGCTCGAGTGACCGAATTCCTGACGATACGCGACAAAAATTCACCACGGCAGACTGTCGCATGCCCGTTCACCCTCAATTCAGGTGTCCACGTTGAATCCGAATGTGTCATCGGACCGATGACCGTTTGTGCAACGGAAGCTGATCAGGAGTGCGTGGGGCAGGCCTAGTCAGCCAATTTCAGTTGCACAGGAAGTCGAGCGGCCTGGATTTTCTCAAGCGAGACTGTGCGAGCGACAGTTCTCCGTGGGGCAGAAAATCCAGGTCGTCTCGCATGCGCGGTCACTATTTTTCGTCGCCACCGATTTGACTTTCGCTTGCATTTGAGCGTTAATACGGAGGCGCGGTCAGACTCGACTGCGTTGTGAGCTATCCCACCAATTTGCCCCATAGTTCTTGGGCATGACAGAATGGTTTCGCTACTGCCTGGCGTTGTTGCGCCGCTGGCGTTCGTGGCGAGTCTGTCACACGAAGACACCCGGAGACGATGAATGAAACGGTTCGCGATCCTTTTTGGCTGCTTGGCCCTGTTGGCTTCGCCCGCACTTGCGACGAGCGATTTCAACAAGATGTGGAAAGAAAAATACATCACCGACGATGACGCCAATGAAGACCTGAAAAAGACCGCCCGCAAGCACGGCTGCTACATCTGCCACGTGAGCAAGCAGAAGAAAGACGTCCGTAATGAATACGGTAAGGCCGTCAACAAATTCCTCAAGGCGGAAGACTATCCCAAGGACTGGGTCAAAGCCAATCCCGAAGAAGCACGCAAGAAAATCTTCGCCGGCCTCGACGAAGCCGCTAAAGAAAAGAGCAAAGACGGCGACACCTTCGGTGACAAGATGAAAGCGGGCAAGGTACCTGCCGTCGATCACGGCAAAGACTGATCTGGCAACGAATCGCTTAAAAAAATCAAAACGCTTGTTTGCACCCGCGCGTGCGGCAAGCGTTTTTTTGTGTCCTGATATTCGTCAATCTATCCCCCACCTAGTTCCCCACACCCCATCGTGTCCGCCATGAAGTCATTCCCCCAAAGCATCGCTGTCGCAGCACTACTTGCCGGTTTCGTCACCGTAGCCGTTCCCCCACTGCATGCCGAAGAAACCGGTGACCAAGGCTTTGTCAAAATCTTTGACGGCAAGTCACTTAACAACTGGAAACTGGCCGAAGAAAACCAAACCGCTTGGCATGTCGAAGACGGCATGCTGGTCTGCGATGGCGAACGTTGCCACGTGTTCTACGATGGCCCGCTTCAACCGATGAAGGACTTTCACTTCCGCTGTGAAGTCAAAACCACCCCAGGAAGCAACGCGGGGATTTACTTCCACACCAAGTACCAAGCGACAGGCTGGCCCAAGTACGGATACGAGTGCCAAGTGAATGTGTCGCACAAAGACCCCAAGAAGACCAGCAGCCTGTACGCGGTTGAGAACGTAGCCGACCCGGGGGTGAAAGATAACGAATGGTACACCCAAGAAATCATCGTGAAGGGAAATCACATCGAGCTCAAAGTCAATGGCAAGACCATGGTCGACTACACCGAACCGGCGGGCAAAGATGCCTTCAGCAAGGATTTCGAACGGCGTCTCAATGAAGGCACGATTGCCTTGCAAGCCCATGACCCACAGAGCAAAGTTTACTTCCGCAATCTTGAAGTTAAGCCGCTCTAGATCGTTCCTCGACCAACGGGAAACGAACAACGGCCGACGGGGCACCGGCAACACAATGCCTTTGCCCCGGGGGGGCTCGCCAAGGCGATCGTTTCCGGTTCGACATAGAGAGTTGACCAGAGTTTCGGTGCGTTCACCGGTGCGAATGCACGGCGGCTGATGTGTCGAACCCGAAACGCTGATCGAGACGGAACACTCCCCGCCAGCGTTGTCCCTAGCCAAGGCTGGCGACGCAGGTCTGACGCTAGCTTGTGAGGACGATCAATTTCCAACCGGGCTTTTTAGGCGTGCTCGGTCGCGACGCTTTCGCCTTTGGGCTGACCGATCGCGTCAAGCAACTCGCCGAACCATGGCGTGTCGATATCGAAAGGCTTGCCGCCTTTGATACGCTCGAATTCAATCGCTCGCAACTCGTCGCCCTGGTCTTCATCTTCGCCGATCACGCCGCCATCTCCTGCGAGCGCACATTCGACGCCCTTACGTGCGCAGCGGGCGATCAATTCGATGTCGGCAGGATTGGCGGCAGCGGCGCGACTGTAGTAGCCGCTTTTCTGCACCAAGGTCTTTTCGGCACCCAACATTTCGGCGAACTGCTTACCGAACCACTTGCCGGGGTTCACCGCATCCAGTTTGACATGGCCGAATGCATCGGTAGGAACGTCTTCACCACGGGCACGCATCTCGTCAACGATTGTGCCAACTCCGGCGCCTTCGGAGATAAAGATATTCACGCAATCGTTCTCATCCATGATCTTTCGCAACCGATCCGCTTCCTGTTGCAGATCGAAGTGCATTTCTGGGATGTAGACTCCATGAACTTCTTTGCGTTCCCGGCTGAGGCCAGCTTCGGGTAAGAAATTCAGATTGTCCAAACGTTTGCGGTATTCCACGGCGGTCGCCGCGGTCAACCAACCACAGTTGCGTCCCATGACTTCGTGCACGATCAGCATACGTGGGTTGGCGTTGTGTTCTGCGACAACGTTTTCAAAGTACTTTGCGCCTTCTTCGGCAGCCGTCCACGCGCCCAAACTCTGCTTAATCGGGATCACGTCATTGTCGATCGTTTTGGGCAACCCAACGACGGTAAGATCGTAATTATTCTCAGCCAAAAAAGCGGCTAAGTCGGCGGCCGTGGTATTGGTATCGTCGCCACCGACTGTGTGCAGCACGTCGACTTGATCGGTCTTCAATCGCTCCGCGGCGACGTGCAACGGATCTTGCCCTTCGCTCACCAATCCGCGTTTGACACAATCGGCGACGTTAGTCAATTTCACACGACTATTTCCGATCGGACTTCCGCCGTGTTCGTGCAAGATTGCGGCCTTCTCGCGAACTTCAGGACCGACGACAAAACTATCGCCTTGCAGCAGTCCTTTGTATCCGCTTCGGTAACAGATAATCTCGACCTCGGGCGCCAACTCGGTATAGCTTTCGATGAGTGCTCCGATCGCCGACGACAAGCAAGGTGCAAGCCCCCCAGCAGTAAGAATTCCGACACGTTTGACTGCCATTGTGTTGATTCCTGTTGTGTGTCCGTCTGGGGTGGAATGAGAAGCCATCGATGGGCTGGCAAACCAAATGCGAGCCATGCACCAAAATATCGAAATCTCGGCGTTTGGTAAGGATCTCGATCGTGAAGATCCTGTGAGGGCGGTCAACACGTCGCTACTGCCCGATTGGGGCACTTCATCTCCGACTTTTTTTCACCCCCAGTGCCGCAGATCGATGCCCACCACGGGTGGCCAATCTCGTTAAACTAGACTCGCAGACGGGGTGAACGCGATTGCTACGAAAAGGTTGGTAGCGGAACGCGCGGAGCGTTTCGGTTCTGATCGGTTCAACGTGAGGTGGCCGGACGATCCAAACTCACCGAAAGCCTCGGCGGCTTCCGCTACGAATATGTTTCTCCCCCGAAAACACTGGCACACCACCAACAGCTTGCTTGATGAAACAATCTTTCGCCTCAGCCGCAATCCTTTTCGCACTTGCAACCTGCGGCGGCCTGCTCGCCCCGGCAACGGCTGCCGATCGACCGAACGTCCTGATTCTATTCCCCGATGATCAGCGTGCCGACACAATCGCAGCCCTCGGCAATCCTGACATCATCACCCCCAACTTAGACCAAATCGCCGACCGCGGCTTCCATGCCTCATCGGCGTATTGCCTTGGTGCGAATGTCGGAGCGGTTTGTCGCCCTAGTCGAAACATGTTGCTATCGGGTCGAACGTATTTCCGCTGGACGGCACCGAAGAACGGAAAACCGCAAGCGAACGCGCCAGCGACGGACACCACGCTACCGGCCGTTTTCAATGCAGCAGGATACGAGACGTACCATCATGGCAAACGTGGTAATACCGCCCAAAACATTCATCGCCAATTTGATCATTCACACTACCTAGACGATTTCAATGATCGGTGGTCGATGCAAGCTGGTCGCAAAGTCATTGACGATGCACTCTCTTTTCTCGACGCGCGCCAAGCGAACGCGGCCAAAAGCGATTCACCTTGGTTGATGTATCTTGCCTTCGCGATGCCGCATGACCCACGCGCCGCGAGTGAAGAAGCGTTAGCGATGTATGATCCCGATACGCTGCGGCTATTCCCCGCTTCTCGACGCGCCCATCCCTTTGATAACGGAGCGGTACTGGTCCGTGACGAATGGACAGCCGTTTGGCCGCGAACCGAACAGGTCCTTCGCGATCAAATACACGATTACTACGCGGCGATCACGACCCTCGATCAGAATATCGGCCGCTTGATCGACCGCCTGCGTCGCGACGGCGAACTGGACAACACCCTCGTCGTCTTTTCATCGGACCACGGGCTCGGGATGGGAAGCCACGGATTGATGGGCAAGCAAAATGTTTACGAAGCCGGTTACAAGGCTCCGATGGTGATGGCCGGCCCCGGTATCCCTCACGGGACCAACAATGATCCTGTCTACTTGATGGATTTGTTTCCGACGTTGTGTGAACTTACCGGGATCGCCGTTCCAGACGGCTTGGATGGAGAAAGCTTCGCGGCGATGGTCCGCGAAGGAAAATCCGGGCCGCGCGACGCTGTGCTGCTCAGCTACACCGACACACAGCGGGCCATCCGCCAAGGTGATTGGAAACTGATCTACTATCCCCAATCGCGGCGAACTCAGTTGTTTAATTTGGATCGTGATCCGAACGAGCAGCAAGACTTGTCAAACGACCGGTCGCAATCCGATCGCATCAATTCGCTTTTCACGGTGATGAAAACGCTACAAGACGAACAAGGCGATCCACTTCAAATTCCTGTGGAACGCCAACCTATGATCGAAGACGATTTCATCGCACCGGAAATCCGGCTGGCCAAATCAGGCCGTCCGAGTTTATCGGCAACGCCATCGGGATTGCACTCGACCGAACTTTCCGGGCAACAAACGGGAGACCCATTCTCCGTCCTTCGCCCCGAGGACGGATACTTCGCGGCGGTGTCGGTCGGTCTTAGCCGAACGGCCCCAAAAGTAGTCACGGGGATCCGGTTCGATATCGTCAAAGGTCCAGGTCGCGACGCTGATCGATGGACCGAGGTTGTCGGCAACCCACAATCTCGCTGGACACCGCTACTCGATCAAATGAATCCTAAACGCCAACCGATCGGAATCTATGGCACAGCTGACGGTGTTCTGCGGCGGCTTGGTTTCATTCAAACCGATACTCGAATCGCCCCGACGTTCGGCGGTTCCGATGGCGGGACTCCTTTCGAGGTGCGCATCCCAACGGAAACGAACACGATCGCCTCCAAGCAATTCGCGGGTTTTCACGGGACGGTAATCTCCGGTAAGCAACAAACCGTGATCGAGTCGCTCGGATTGCTCTACCTACCCAACGGCAAGAACTAGCTCGCGTGATGGACATGAATCTGAATTCGCTCCCAGTGTTTCGTCGGCCCAACCCACTGATGTTGTTGGGGTGCGTTGTCGTGTTGGGGCTCCTGCAAACCAATGTGTGTGACGGCCAACGCCGCCTCGACGAACCGCCGATCGATTATCGCACGACTGATGCGGATAACCCGGTTTCTGATTTGGCCGACAAGGTCAACTCGGGCGAAATACGATTGGAGTACGAACCAGGCTTCGGATACCTACGTTCGATTCTTGAGGAACTGGAGATTCCGATTTCGTCGCAGGCACTGGTGTTTTCCAAAACCAGTTTGCAAACCGGGCGTATCGAACCGAAAAACCCGCGCGCGTTTTATTTTAATGACGACGTTTACGTCGGCTGGATTCGTGGCAGTTCGCTGATGGAAGTCGCCACGGCGGACCCAAAACTGGGGGCCGTGTTTTATTCAATCCAAATGCAACCGCGTGGTGCTTCGATCCGCCGCGAGCATCATCGCTGCTTGGTATGTCACGAAAAAACTACCGATAGCGGCAAAGTCCCACTGCACACCATCACCAGCGTGATGACCCGCGATGACGGGCAAGTCAATCTGCTGCTGGCCGAATTCGAGACCGACCATACCAGCCCTTTCGAGGAACGGTGGGGCGGCTGGTACGTTACCGGCCATTCCGAACTAATGAAACACATGGGAAACGCATTTCTAGAAGGTGATGCTTTGGTCCCAATGCAACCAGCGTTTTTTGACCGCTTGGATCACGCCTTTGATACACGACATTGGCCCGCCGCGACGAGTGATATCGCGGCGTTGATGGTGCTGGAACACCAGGTTGAAATGCACAACCGAATGACAAACGCAAACTATGCGGTTCGTCGGTCCGAATATTTATCCGACGCCGGAAAACGGGACGACGAGGCACACCACCAACAGATCAACCAGGCCGCGAAATCAATCGTCGAGTACCTATTGTTTTCCGGTGAAGCGAAGCTGCCTTCACCGGTCACGACATCCAGTCCGTTCGCCGACGAATTTGCTCAACGTGGCCCATTCGATTCCCAAGGTAGATCACTCCGACAATTTGATCTCCAGACGCGTCTATTCAAATATCCGTGTAGCTACCTCGTCTACTCCGAGCAATTTCAACAACTTGAACCGGAACTGCTTAAACGCGTCAAAGGACAACTTCGTGCGATCCTAGAAGGCGACAACCAAGACGCCGCGTTCGAACATTTGACCGCGGCAGATCGGGAGGCGATCTTGAACATTCTGGTCGAAACCAAAGTCCTATAGTGGTCCGCCATTTGCTATGCGAAACTTTTCGGAGCCCCGCTTCATTGGAAATCAAGTCACGTGCACGTCGCATGCACACACTGTCCTTCCCCAGCCGAACGCACCTGATGTCCACAATTTCGATCCGCTTGTTGCCGTTATTGATCTTCGTTGCGTTTATGACGCACGCCTATCCGCAAGACGTCCCGGCGGAAACAGATCAACCCCAGACGGATCGATCTGCTCAAGCGAATGACGCGGGCAAACCGAAAGAGTCAAAACGCAAGAGCTATCTCGGTCGCGTGCTTGCGCAACCGATGAGCCACGTTGGGGCCCCGTGGCTGATTCGTCCCGAACGTGACGATGAGGAAAACGCGTCCGAGTCTTTTAAGATGCTGGAGCTTAAGACCGGAATGGTTGTTTGCGACCTCGGTTGCGGCAACGGTTATTGGACGCTCCCCATGGCACGCGCCGTTGGCGAAGAAGGCCTTGTGTATGCCGTCGACATTCAACAAGAAATGTTGCAAAAGTTAGGACAACGCGCCGCGAGGTTCAAAATCGAGAACATTCGCCCGACTCTTGGTCAAATCGACGACCCCAAGTTACCTCAAAACGAGATCGACTTGCTTTTGATGGTCGATGTCTACCACGAATTCTCACATCCCCAATCGATGCTTTGGGAAATTCGCCGCAGCCTGAAACCCAATGGCACGGTGGCGCTTCTTGAATATCGGGAAGAAGACCCTAACGTCCCGATCAAGCCGCTTCACAAGATGTCAAAAATTCAAATCATGAAAGAGTACGAGGCGAACGGATTTAAGTTGGTCAAGGAATACAACGAGCTTCCCTGGCAGCACTTGATGTTTTTTGCCCGCGACGACAGTCCGCTGAAGGCAATCACCCCGATTCCGGCAAACGAAGTGCTCCAATCGCTGAACAAATAAACGAAGCCGATCGACATCCTTCGAGAGTGAGGCTTGTCATGCTGCAAGTAACCTCGGTGTCGCAGACAACAATCTTGGGCAATCGAAATCGGTGATGGCGTGGTTAGCTATACTAGCGATACAGATCGTTTTCCGATCTATCTTCCCCGTCCATCCCCTTTGACTGTCACTGATATGATTCGCACCCTGTTACTCGCCGGATGTTGTGCCCTTTCCTCGGCCACATACGCGCTCGCTGCCGAGCCGACCGCATCAGAAGTGGTGAAAGTCTGGCCCGAAAGTCCGCCCTCTTGGACGCCTCCCA
This genomic window from Roseiconus lacunae contains:
- a CDS encoding CPBP family intramembrane glutamic endopeptidase, coding for MDDAGMFNEQFFLGGFFIITGVVFCSVLIGTGLWLAWFAGYRHRNLCGDESDFLVTRLPRPPQRWSVTDFFVMFGMIIVIGSLMAPRAQPAAVSTTPREAETTRPADVAETGSGESVDGEMAAQEDDSAGTPPKRDLTRRVATQMVANAGAFSLMLVFLFLTRDATPESLSLVPRLSDFRRGILATIWILAPVLLINLVASQLVEYKHTVTDLLAERNSFRTFAALFLSAAIVTPVVEEFQFRLLLQGGLQKLVGDASWNDDDPAWTFESLVPLLVSSFVFALMHFGQGAAPIPLFFLAMGLGLVYQRTGRLWIVIVVHIILNSATICLEFCRLNAGLTV
- the pgsA gene encoding CDP-diacylglycerol--glycerol-3-phosphate 3-phosphatidyltransferase, yielding MNQISPTTPRRVFLSPDSSLTLAETNPPASRSIYNVPNLLTSIRFGLAIAVMTLIPLGYYLAAMIVFLVAASTDWMDGYWARKYGQVTKFGRIFDPFVDKIIICGSFIALVGVVGTPIASWMATVVVGRELLVTSLRGMIEGSGKDFSASQLGKWKMVLQCAAVVAALLFLQSAEPAAWLKVTTYGLVWAAIGLTVYSGYDYTIVAARLMQDEPDEAN
- a CDS encoding 3-hydroxyacyl-ACP dehydratase FabZ family protein, whose translation is MSKQEIETAIPHRAPMLLLDEIVERDESSIVCKKTFSDQEFFVQGHFPDQPIVPGVIQCECCLQAGAVLLERFMSGSPDLLPVATRLDAVKFKRIVRPGDTIEIKVTLNEQVSNAYFLTGKVMLDGKLATRLDFACSVTPISNPPSKTGDA
- a CDS encoding SDR family oxidoreductase, giving the protein MSDATTFDFLQLAGKTFLVLGVANRKSVAYAIAKMIEQAGGDVIYVVRSESRRDSTAKLLNDRDVRICDVEFQDQIADLAAQLEADNIELAGMVHSIAFADYPDGIRPFHETTKQQFLQAVDISAFSLTNLCNALKDRFANDASVVTIGISTTRMASESYGFMAPIKAALESSLAFLTKSFSRFSQVRFNSVSAGLLKTSASAGIPGYVDSYLYAEQVIPRGKAVHTDEVAATATFLLSPRSSGITAQSIVVDAGMSINYFDAAVVSAVTNSEFGSR
- the ilvE gene encoding branched-chain-amino-acid transaminase gives rise to the protein MSRVIYINGEFFAPEDAKISVYDHGLLYGDGVFEGLRVYNHKVFRLQEHLLRLEESARAIGLALPISLEQLTEDTNATVAKNEISDGYIRMIITRGSGPLGLDPFTCSNPQVIIIADKITLYPDSYYENGLELVTASTIRNHPAALSPRIKSLNYLNNILAKMEGLKAGCIEALMLNHKGEVAECTGDNIFIVKNGKLNTPPIEAGILEGITRNAVLELAREAGIPTTEAPMTRHDIYIADECFLTGSAAEVIPAVKLDGRAIGDGNVGPVTQQLNQAFRELVRQ
- a CDS encoding 3-keto-disaccharide hydrolase codes for the protein MKSFPQSIAVAALLAGFVTVAVPPLHAEETGDQGFVKIFDGKSLNNWKLAEENQTAWHVEDGMLVCDGERCHVFYDGPLQPMKDFHFRCEVKTTPGSNAGIYFHTKYQATGWPKYGYECQVNVSHKDPKKTSSLYAVENVADPGVKDNEWYTQEIIVKGNHIELKVNGKTMVDYTEPAGKDAFSKDFERRLNEGTIALQAHDPQSKVYFRNLEVKPL
- a CDS encoding pyrophosphate--fructose-6-phosphate 1-phosphotransferase, which translates into the protein MAVKRVGILTAGGLAPCLSSAIGALIESYTELAPEVEIICYRSGYKGLLQGDSFVVGPEVREKAAILHEHGGSPIGNSRVKLTNVADCVKRGLVSEGQDPLHVAAERLKTDQVDVLHTVGGDDTNTTAADLAAFLAENNYDLTVVGLPKTIDNDVIPIKQSLGAWTAAEEGAKYFENVVAEHNANPRMLIVHEVMGRNCGWLTAATAVEYRKRLDNLNFLPEAGLSRERKEVHGVYIPEMHFDLQQEADRLRKIMDENDCVNIFISEGAGVGTIVDEMRARGEDVPTDAFGHVKLDAVNPGKWFGKQFAEMLGAEKTLVQKSGYYSRAAAANPADIELIARCARKGVECALAGDGGVIGEDEDQGDELRAIEFERIKGGKPFDIDTPWFGELLDAIGQPKGESVATEHA
- a CDS encoding sulfatase-like hydrolase/transferase: MKQSFASAAILFALATCGGLLAPATAADRPNVLILFPDDQRADTIAALGNPDIITPNLDQIADRGFHASSAYCLGANVGAVCRPSRNMLLSGRTYFRWTAPKNGKPQANAPATDTTLPAVFNAAGYETYHHGKRGNTAQNIHRQFDHSHYLDDFNDRWSMQAGRKVIDDALSFLDARQANAAKSDSPWLMYLAFAMPHDPRAASEEALAMYDPDTLRLFPASRRAHPFDNGAVLVRDEWTAVWPRTEQVLRDQIHDYYAAITTLDQNIGRLIDRLRRDGELDNTLVVFSSDHGLGMGSHGLMGKQNVYEAGYKAPMVMAGPGIPHGTNNDPVYLMDLFPTLCELTGIAVPDGLDGESFAAMVREGKSGPRDAVLLSYTDTQRAIRQGDWKLIYYPQSRRTQLFNLDRDPNEQQDLSNDRSQSDRINSLFTVMKTLQDEQGDPLQIPVERQPMIEDDFIAPEIRLAKSGRPSLSATPSGLHSTELSGQQTGDPFSVLRPEDGYFAAVSVGLSRTAPKVVTGIRFDIVKGPGRDADRWTEVVGNPQSRWTPLLDQMNPKRQPIGIYGTADGVLRRLGFIQTDTRIAPTFGGSDGGTPFEVRIPTETNTIASKQFAGFHGTVISGKQQTVIESLGLLYLPNGKN
- a CDS encoding class I SAM-dependent methyltransferase; the encoded protein is MSTISIRLLPLLIFVAFMTHAYPQDVPAETDQPQTDRSAQANDAGKPKESKRKSYLGRVLAQPMSHVGAPWLIRPERDDEENASESFKMLELKTGMVVCDLGCGNGYWTLPMARAVGEEGLVYAVDIQQEMLQKLGQRAARFKIENIRPTLGQIDDPKLPQNEIDLLLMVDVYHEFSHPQSMLWEIRRSLKPNGTVALLEYREEDPNVPIKPLHKMSKIQIMKEYEANGFKLVKEYNELPWQHLMFFARDDSPLKAITPIPANEVLQSLNK